Proteins from one Microcoleus sp. FACHB-672 genomic window:
- a CDS encoding DUF3181 family protein, whose translation MANLSTTQAIEELAAEIGENVYMDIAKWHLHLREAHLHTVLAERLYPLLSGRTIDEDQVLPILQNIPVKLGGGKREVSLLDLLPMQSQVQLMDILEEYQRKIS comes from the coding sequence ATGGCTAACCTAAGTACCACACAAGCAATCGAAGAACTCGCGGCTGAGATTGGCGAGAACGTTTACATGGACATCGCCAAGTGGCACCTCCATTTACGTGAAGCTCATCTTCACACCGTTCTTGCTGAACGTCTTTACCCGCTCCTGAGTGGTAGAACTATCGACGAAGACCAGGTTCTACCGATCCTGCAAAATATTCCTGTGAAATTAGGGGGTGGCAAACGGGAAGTTTCTCTGTTGGATTTGCTGCCAATGCAATCTCAAGTTCAGCTCATGGACATCTTAGAAGAGTATCAGCGCAAGATTAGCTAA